The following are encoded together in the Meriones unguiculatus strain TT.TT164.6M chromosome 16, Bangor_MerUng_6.1, whole genome shotgun sequence genome:
- the Ly6g5c gene encoding lymphocyte antigen 6 complex locus protein G5c — MLFMVGPAASWTPGPLSLHRASPALSAVLSTAALGNLVLGERLRRREQTSDCSYTRASPVSGFRILCQCCCLDFCNNPKSKEAAVH; from the exons ATGCTTTTCATGGTAGGCCCTGCGGCCAGCTGGACTCCGGGGCCCCTGAGTCTCCACAGGGCCAGCCCAGCCCTGTCTGCTGTCCTTTCTACAGCTGCCCTGGGGAACTTGGTTCTTG GCGAGCGACTGAGGAGGCGGGAGCAGACGTCCGACTGTTCCTACACCCGAGCTTCCCCGGTGTCCGGCTTCCGGATACTCTGTCAGTGCTGCTGCCTGGATTTCTGCAACAATCCGAAAAGCAAAGAGGCCGCTGTGCACTAG
- the Abhd16a gene encoding phosphatidylserine lipase ABHD16A isoform X5: MLYPGSVYLLQKALMPVLLQGQARLVEECNGRRAKLLACDGNEIDTMFVDRRGTAEPQGQKLVICCEGNAGFYEVGCVSTPLEAGYSVLGWNHPGFAGSTGVPFPQNEANAMDVVVQFAIHRLGFQPQDIAIYAWSIGGFTATWAAMSYPDISAVILDASFDDLVPLALKVMPDSWRALVTRTVRQHLNLNNSEQLCRGKPGSEGAAPGPHRVTRASAVAWLSELCVPAALFRRFQGPVLLIRRTKDEIITTTVPEDIMSNRGNDLLLKLLQFRYPRVMVDEGLRAVRQWLEASSQLEEASIYSRYEVEEDWCVSVLRSYQAEHGPGFPWSVGEDMSAEGRRQLALFLARKHLLNFEATHCTPLPAQHFQMPWHL, encoded by the exons ATGCTGTACCCAGGCTCTGTGTACCTGCTCCAGAAGGCCCTCATGCCTGTGCTGCTGCAGGGCCAGGCCCGACTGGTGGAGGAG TGTAACGGGCGTCGGGCGAAACTGCTGGCCTGTGATGGTAACGAGATTGACACCATGTTTGTGGACCGGCGGGGGACAGCTGAGCCCCAAGGGCAGAAGCTG GTGATCTGCTGTGAGGGGAATGCAGGATTCTATGAGGTGGGCTGTGTCTCCACGCCCCTGGAAG CTGGATACTCCGTCCTGGGCTGGAATCATCCTGGCTTTGCAGGAAGCACG GGGGTGCCATTCCCGCAGAATGAGGCCAACGCCATGGATGTGGTGGTTCAGTTTGCCATCCACCGCCTGGGCTTCCAGCCCCAGGACATTGCCATCTACGCCTGGTCCATTGGAGGCTTCACGG CCACGTGGGCAGCCATGTCCTACCCAGACATCAGTGCCGTTATCCTGGATGCCTCCTTCGATGACTTGGTGCCCTTGGCCTTGAAGGTCATGCCGGACAGCTGGC GAGCCCTGGTGACCAGGACTGTGAGGCAGCATCTCAACCTCAACAACTCAGAGCAGCTGTGCAG GGGTAAGCCTGGCTCAGAAGGGGCTGCCCCAGGGCCACACCGGGTCACTCGGGCCTCAGCTGTGGCCTGGCTGTCTGAGCTCTGCGTCCCTGCCGCTCTGTTCCGAAGGTTCCAGGGCCCCGTGCTGCTGATCCGGAGAACCAAGGACGAGATCATCACCACCAC GGTTCCTGAGGACATCATGTCCAACCGAGGCAATGACCTCCTGCTCAAGCTGCTGCAGTTCCG GTATCCCCGAGTGATGGTGGACGAGGGGCTCAGAGCGGTGAGGCAGTGGCTGGAGGCCTCCTCCCAGCTGGAGGAAG CCTCCATTTACAGTCGCTACGAGGTGGAAGAGGACTGGTGCGTGTCTGTGCTGCGCTCCTACCAGGCAGAGCACGGGCCTGGCTTCCCCTGGAGTGTGG GGGAGGACATGAGTGCGGAAGGACGGCGGCAGCTGGCGCTGTTTCTG GCCCGGAAGCACCTGCTCAACTTTGAAGCCACACACTGCACCCCCCTCCCGGCCCAGCACTTCCAGATGCCCTGGCACCTCTAG